One Alnus glutinosa chromosome 3, dhAlnGlut1.1, whole genome shotgun sequence genomic region harbors:
- the LOC133862427 gene encoding histone-lysine N-methyltransferase SUVR5 isoform X1, giving the protein MEVLPCSGVKYVGEADCPQPSSGTAFTYDGESNNLEHGKQDQLADGRLDDLLLTVDGPQIEKQGEVQETVDELPTSEGHCSGASYCGSHDFEDDDVNTQSYCTEPCMVSENSHIIVDTIEGELPNNREEESSLSEPTWLEGDESVALWVKWRGTWQAGIRCSRADWPLSTLKAKPTHDRKKYIVVFFPRTRNYSWADMLLVRSINEFPQPIAYKTHKVGLKMVKDLSVARRFIMQKLAVGMLNIVDQFHAEALMETARDVMVWKEFAMEASRCNGYSELGRMLLKLQKMILQRYINSDWLHHSFHSWTQRCQNAQSAESIEMLKEELFDSILWNAVNSLWDSPVQPTLGSEWKTWKHEVMKWFSTSHPISSGGDLQQQTSDDLLTTSLQLSRKRPKLEVRRAEAHASQVETIGSGQAITLEIDSAYFNGRDTVTAATSALEPCKEDDIKEVATPTDTPTRVPDKWDDIVVEPGNSELIEAEDVELTPANEVGATISLEPGSKNRQCIAFIEAKGRQCVRWANDGDVYCCVHLSSRFIGSSAKPERTLSVGTPMCEGTTVLGTRCKHRSLYGSSFCKKHRPQNETKGTSNFPETLKRKHEENLPSSETTECKEIVYMGEVESPLHVDPVSVAVDAFHGRTSLTEKPEHPGKDCNCIEELHCVCYYLHGNLNPCLESPKRHSLYCEKHLPSWLKRARNGKNRIISKEVFIDLLRNCCSQEQRLRLHQACELFYKLFKSILSLRNPVPKEVQFQWAISEASKDFGVGEFFTKLVCTEKERLRRIWGFNADEVAQLSSSVMEEPALLPMAVDGSHDDENTIRCKYCSEEFLDDEALGGHWMDIHKKEAQWLFRGYACAICLDSFTNKKVLETHVQERHHVQFVEQCMLLQCIPCGSHFGNTDELWLHVLSVHPVDFRLSKAGQQHNLSAGEDSPQKLELCNTAPVENNSANLGGFRKLICRFCGLKFDLLPDLGRHHQAAHMGPSLVSSRPSKRGIRYYAYRLKSGRLSRPRNKKGLAAASYRIRNRATASMKRRIQASKSLSTVAVSIQPHVTEEASLGRLTESLCSAVAKILFSEIQKTKPRPNNLDILSTAHSACCKVSLVASLEGKYGVLPEHLYLKAAKLCSEHNIRVDWHQEGFICPKGCKAFKDPYLLSPLLPFPHGSVGNRLAHPSDPENNAWEVDECHYIIDSRHWGQNSIQKAVVLCDDISFGQELVPVACIADEGLLDSIHILADNSDGQNVMPWESFTYVKKPLLDQSVGRDTESLQLGCACPYSTCYPETCDHVYLFDNDYDEAKDIYGKPMRGRFPYDDKGRIVLEEGYLVYECNHMCSCSRTCPNRILQNGVRVKLEVFKTEKKGWALRAAETILRGMFVCEYVGEVLDEQEANKRRHRYRKEGCSYLYDIDAHMNDMSRLMEGQVPYVIDATNYGNVSRFINHSCSPNLVNYQVLVESMDSQCAHIGLYASRDIALGEELTFNYRYELLPGEGYPCHCGASNCQGRLY; this is encoded by the exons ATGGAAGTGCTTCCTTGTTCTGGTGTTAAATATGTTGGAGAAGCTGATTGCCCTCAACCGAGTTCAGGAACGGCTTTTACTTACGATGGTGAATCTAATAACCTTGAACATGGAAAACAAGATCAATTGGCAGATGGTAGACTTGATGACTTATTACTAACCGTGGATGGGCCTCAAATAGAAAAACAAGGTGAAGTTCAAGAGACAGTTGATGAATTACCTACTTCAGAAGGCCACTGCAGTGGGGCTTCATATTGTGGTTCCCATGATTTTGAAGACGATGACGTAAATACACAGAGTTATTGCACAGAGCCTTGCATGGTCTCAGAGAATTCTCATATAATTGTGGATACCATTGAAGGTGAATTGCCAAACAACAGGGAGGAGGAGTCTTCTCTTTCAGAGCCCACGTGGCTCGAAGGGGATGAATCAGTGGCACTGTGGGTCAAG TGGAGAGGGACATGGCAGGCAGGAATCAGATGTTCGAGGGCTGACTGGCCATTGTCTACTTTGAAAGCAAAACCGACACATGATAGGAAGAAATATATTGTGGTGTTTTTTCCGCGCACAAGGAATTATTCTTGGGCAGATATGCTTCTTGTCCGTTCAATCAATGAATTTCCACAGCCTATTGCATATAAGACACATAAAGTAGGATTAAAAATGGTTAAAGATTTAAGTGTTGCACGCCGGTTTATAATGCAAAAGCTAGCAGTTGGCATGCTGAATATTGTTGACCAATTTCATGCTGAG GCTTTGATGGAGACTGCTCGTGATGTGATGGTTTGGAAGGAGTTTGCTATGGAGGCTTCACGTTGTAATggttattctgaacttggaagaATGCTTCTGAAGCTGCAGAAG ATGATACTTCAGCGTTATATAAACTCAGACTGGCTACATCATTCTTTTCACTCTTGGACACAAAGATGTCAGAATGCGCAGAGTGCTGAATCCATTGAAATGCTGAAGGAG GAATTGTTTGATTCTATTTTGTGGAATGCAGTCAACTCTCTCTGGGATTCGCCGGTACAGCCCACATTGGGTTCTGAGTGGAAAACCTGGAAGCATGAAGTCATGAAATGGTTTTCGACATCTCATCCAATATCCAGTGGTGGAGACTTGCAGCAGCAGACCAGTGATGATCTCTTGACCACAAGTCTTCAACTTAGTAGGAAGAGGCCAAAGCTTGAAGTTCGTCGTGCAGAGGCGCATGCTTCCCAGGTGGAAACAATTGGATCTGGTCAGGCAATAACGCTTGAGATTGACTCTGCATATTTTAATGGTCGAGACACTGTAACTGCTGCTACATCAGCATTGGAACCCTGTAAAGAGGATGATATAAAGGAGGTAGCTACTCCTACAGATACACCTACTCGTGTGCCTGATAAATGGGACGACATTGTAGTTGAACCAGGAAATTCAGAGTTAATTGAAGCCGAAGATGTCGAATTGACACCTGCGAATGAAGTCGGTGCTACAATATCCTTAGAACCTGGGAGTAAGAATCGACAATGTATAGCTTTTATTGAAGCTAAGGGAAGGCAATGTGTGAGGTGGGCAAACGATGGTGATGTTTACTGTTGTGTGCATTTGTCTTCTCGTTTCATAGGTAGCTCTGCTAAACCAGAACGAACTCTCTCTGTTGGTACACCGATGTGTGAAGGTACCACTGTTCTTGGTACTAGATGTAAGCATCGGTCTTTATATGGCTCCTCATTCTGTAAGAAACACAGACctcaaaatgaaacaaaagggACGTCAAATTTTCCTGAGACACTTAAGAGAAAGCATGAGGAGAACCTTCCCAGTTCAGAAACCACAGAATGCAAAGAAATAGTATATATGGGAGAAGTTGAAAGTCCCCTCCATGTGGATCCAGTCTCAGTTGCGGTTGATGCCTTCCATGGAAGGACCAGCTTAACTGAAAAGCCTGAGCATCCTGGCAAGGATTGTAACTGCATAGAGGAGCTGCACTGTGTATGCTACTACCTACACGGTAATCTCAACCCGTGTCTGGAAAGTCCAAAGCGCCATTCATTATACTGTGAAAAACACCTTCCAAGCTGGCTTAAACGTGCAAGGAATGGTAAGAATAGAATTATTTCAAAAGAAGTATTCATAGATCTTTTGAGGAATTGTTGCTCACAGGAGCAAAGGTTGCGATTACATCAAGCATGTGAGCTTTTCTACAAGCtatttaaaagtattttatcCCTGAGGAACCCAGTGCCTAAGGAGGTTCAATTTCAGTGGGCCATATCTGAAGCCTCTAAAGATTTTGGTGTTGGCGAATTCTTTACAAAGTTGGTATGCACTGAGAAAGAGAGGCTCAGAAGGATTTGGGGCTTCAATGCTGATGAAGTTGCCCAACTTTCCTCCTCTGTCATGGAAGAACCAGCGTTGTTACCAATGGCAGTTGATGGTAGTCATGACGATGAAAATACTATTAGGTGCAAATACTGTTCAGAGGAGTTTCTTGATGATGAGGCACTTGGTGGCCACTGGATGGACATTCATAAAAAGGAAGCACAATGGCTGTTCAGAGGATATGCTTGTGCCATCTGCCTTGATTCTTTTACTAATAAGAAAGTCCTGGAAACCCATGTGCAAGAGAGACACCATGTGCAATTTGTAGAACAATGCATGCTTCTTCAGTGTATTCCTTGTGGCAGCCATTTTGGGAATACTGATGAGTTATGGTTACACGTGCTTTCAGTTCATCCTGTTGATTTCAGGCTGTCAAAAGCTGGTCAACAGCACAATCTATCTGCTGGTGAGGATTCTCCTCAGAAACTTGAGCTCTGCAATACAGCTCCTGTGGAAAACAACTCTGCTAATTTAGGTGGTTTCAGAAAGCTTATTTGCAGGTTTTGTGGGTTGAAGTTTGATTTACTACCTGATCTTGGCCGCCACCATCAAGCTGCTCATATGGGGCCAAGTTTAGTGAGCTCTCGCCCTTCAAAGAGGGGAATACGTTATTATGCTTACAGATTAAAATCTGGAAGACTCAGCCGTCCTAGAAATAAAAAAGGTCTGGCAGCAGCATCATATAGGATCAGGAACAGGGCCACTGCTAGTATGAAGAGACGCATCCAGGCATCAAAGTCACTTAGCACTGTCGCAGTAAGTATACAGCCTCATGTAACTGAGGAAGCTAGTCTGGGTAGATTGACAGAATCTCTCTGCTCTGCAGTTGCGAAGATTTTGTTTTCTGagattcagaagacaaaacctCGGCCCAACAACCTTGACATTTTATCTACCGCTCATTCTGCTTGCTGCAAGGTCAGTCTTGTAGCGTCCCTGGAGGGGAAGTATGGTGTCTTGCCTGAACATTTGTATCTGAAGGCAGCCAAGCTCTGCAGTGAGCATAACATTCGAGTTGACTGGCACCAAGAGGGGTTTATATGTCCTAAAGGTTGTAAGGCATTCAAGGACCCATACTTGCTGTCCCCGCTGTTGCCTTTTCCACATGGGTCTGTGGGGAACAGATTGGCACATCCATCAGATCCAGAAAACAATGCGTGGGAAGTGGATGAATGCCACTATATCATTGATTCACGCCATTGGGGACAGAATTCCATACAAAAGGCAGTTGTCTTGTGTGATGATATTAGCTTCGGGCAGGAACTAGTTCCTGTGGCCTGCATTGCAGATGAGGGTCTCTTGGATTCTATTCACATCCTTGCAGATAACTCTGATGGCCAAAATGTTATGCCTTGGGAGAGCTTTACTTATGTTAAGAAGCCATTGCTCGATCAATCTGTTGGTCGTGATACAGAG AGCTTACAATTGGGATGTGCCTGCCCATATTCAACATGCTATCCTGAAACATGTGATCATGTGTATCTTTTCGATAATGACTATGATGAGGCAAAAGATATCTATGGGAAACCCATGCGCGGTAGGTTCCCATATGATGACAAAGGCCGGATTGTCTTGGAG GAAGGTTACCTTGTTTATGAGTGCAATCATATGTGCAGTTGCAGTAGAACCTGTCCAAATAGGATTTTGCAGAATGGAGTAAGAGTGAAGTTGGAAGTCTTCAAAACAGAGAAAAAG GGATGGGCACTCAGGGCAGCTGAAACAATCCTGCGTGGCATGTTTGTATGTGAGTACGTTGGGGAGGTCTTAGATGAGCAGGAAGCAAACAAGAGGCGCCACAG GTATAGGAAAGAAGGTTGCAGCTATCTGTATGACATTGATGCTCATATGAATGATATGAGCAGATTGATGGAAGGACAGGTCCCATATGTGATTGATGCGACAAATTATGGCAATGTTTCACGGTTCATCAATCACAG
- the LOC133862427 gene encoding histone-lysine N-methyltransferase SUVR5 isoform X3: protein MLLVRSINEFPQPIAYKTHKVGLKMVKDLSVARRFIMQKLAVGMLNIVDQFHAEALMETARDVMVWKEFAMEASRCNGYSELGRMLLKLQKMILQRYINSDWLHHSFHSWTQRCQNAQSAESIEMLKEELFDSILWNAVNSLWDSPVQPTLGSEWKTWKHEVMKWFSTSHPISSGGDLQQQTSDDLLTTSLQLSRKRPKLEVRRAEAHASQVETIGSGQAITLEIDSAYFNGRDTVTAATSALEPCKEDDIKEVATPTDTPTRVPDKWDDIVVEPGNSELIEAEDVELTPANEVGATISLEPGSKNRQCIAFIEAKGRQCVRWANDGDVYCCVHLSSRFIGSSAKPERTLSVGTPMCEGTTVLGTRCKHRSLYGSSFCKKHRPQNETKGTSNFPETLKRKHEENLPSSETTECKEIVYMGEVESPLHVDPVSVAVDAFHGRTSLTEKPEHPGKDCNCIEELHCVCYYLHGNLNPCLESPKRHSLYCEKHLPSWLKRARNGKNRIISKEVFIDLLRNCCSQEQRLRLHQACELFYKLFKSILSLRNPVPKEVQFQWAISEASKDFGVGEFFTKLVCTEKERLRRIWGFNADEVAQLSSSVMEEPALLPMAVDGSHDDENTIRCKYCSEEFLDDEALGGHWMDIHKKEAQWLFRGYACAICLDSFTNKKVLETHVQERHHVQFVEQCMLLQCIPCGSHFGNTDELWLHVLSVHPVDFRLSKAGQQHNLSAGEDSPQKLELCNTAPVENNSANLGGFRKLICRFCGLKFDLLPDLGRHHQAAHMGPSLVSSRPSKRGIRYYAYRLKSGRLSRPRNKKGLAAASYRIRNRATASMKRRIQASKSLSTVAVSIQPHVTEEASLGRLTESLCSAVAKILFSEIQKTKPRPNNLDILSTAHSACCKVSLVASLEGKYGVLPEHLYLKAAKLCSEHNIRVDWHQEGFICPKGCKAFKDPYLLSPLLPFPHGSVGNRLAHPSDPENNAWEVDECHYIIDSRHWGQNSIQKAVVLCDDISFGQELVPVACIADEGLLDSIHILADNSDGQNVMPWESFTYVKKPLLDQSVGRDTESLQLGCACPYSTCYPETCDHVYLFDNDYDEAKDIYGKPMRGRFPYDDKGRIVLEEGYLVYECNHMCSCSRTCPNRILQNGVRVKLEVFKTEKKGWALRAAETILRGMFVCEYVGEVLDEQEANKRRHRYRKEGCSYLYDIDAHMNDMSRLMEGQVPYVIDATNYGNVSRFINHSCSPNLVNYQVLVESMDSQCAHIGLYASRDIALGEELTFNYRYELLPGEGYPCHCGASNCQGRLY, encoded by the exons ATGCTTCTTGTCCGTTCAATCAATGAATTTCCACAGCCTATTGCATATAAGACACATAAAGTAGGATTAAAAATGGTTAAAGATTTAAGTGTTGCACGCCGGTTTATAATGCAAAAGCTAGCAGTTGGCATGCTGAATATTGTTGACCAATTTCATGCTGAG GCTTTGATGGAGACTGCTCGTGATGTGATGGTTTGGAAGGAGTTTGCTATGGAGGCTTCACGTTGTAATggttattctgaacttggaagaATGCTTCTGAAGCTGCAGAAG ATGATACTTCAGCGTTATATAAACTCAGACTGGCTACATCATTCTTTTCACTCTTGGACACAAAGATGTCAGAATGCGCAGAGTGCTGAATCCATTGAAATGCTGAAGGAG GAATTGTTTGATTCTATTTTGTGGAATGCAGTCAACTCTCTCTGGGATTCGCCGGTACAGCCCACATTGGGTTCTGAGTGGAAAACCTGGAAGCATGAAGTCATGAAATGGTTTTCGACATCTCATCCAATATCCAGTGGTGGAGACTTGCAGCAGCAGACCAGTGATGATCTCTTGACCACAAGTCTTCAACTTAGTAGGAAGAGGCCAAAGCTTGAAGTTCGTCGTGCAGAGGCGCATGCTTCCCAGGTGGAAACAATTGGATCTGGTCAGGCAATAACGCTTGAGATTGACTCTGCATATTTTAATGGTCGAGACACTGTAACTGCTGCTACATCAGCATTGGAACCCTGTAAAGAGGATGATATAAAGGAGGTAGCTACTCCTACAGATACACCTACTCGTGTGCCTGATAAATGGGACGACATTGTAGTTGAACCAGGAAATTCAGAGTTAATTGAAGCCGAAGATGTCGAATTGACACCTGCGAATGAAGTCGGTGCTACAATATCCTTAGAACCTGGGAGTAAGAATCGACAATGTATAGCTTTTATTGAAGCTAAGGGAAGGCAATGTGTGAGGTGGGCAAACGATGGTGATGTTTACTGTTGTGTGCATTTGTCTTCTCGTTTCATAGGTAGCTCTGCTAAACCAGAACGAACTCTCTCTGTTGGTACACCGATGTGTGAAGGTACCACTGTTCTTGGTACTAGATGTAAGCATCGGTCTTTATATGGCTCCTCATTCTGTAAGAAACACAGACctcaaaatgaaacaaaagggACGTCAAATTTTCCTGAGACACTTAAGAGAAAGCATGAGGAGAACCTTCCCAGTTCAGAAACCACAGAATGCAAAGAAATAGTATATATGGGAGAAGTTGAAAGTCCCCTCCATGTGGATCCAGTCTCAGTTGCGGTTGATGCCTTCCATGGAAGGACCAGCTTAACTGAAAAGCCTGAGCATCCTGGCAAGGATTGTAACTGCATAGAGGAGCTGCACTGTGTATGCTACTACCTACACGGTAATCTCAACCCGTGTCTGGAAAGTCCAAAGCGCCATTCATTATACTGTGAAAAACACCTTCCAAGCTGGCTTAAACGTGCAAGGAATGGTAAGAATAGAATTATTTCAAAAGAAGTATTCATAGATCTTTTGAGGAATTGTTGCTCACAGGAGCAAAGGTTGCGATTACATCAAGCATGTGAGCTTTTCTACAAGCtatttaaaagtattttatcCCTGAGGAACCCAGTGCCTAAGGAGGTTCAATTTCAGTGGGCCATATCTGAAGCCTCTAAAGATTTTGGTGTTGGCGAATTCTTTACAAAGTTGGTATGCACTGAGAAAGAGAGGCTCAGAAGGATTTGGGGCTTCAATGCTGATGAAGTTGCCCAACTTTCCTCCTCTGTCATGGAAGAACCAGCGTTGTTACCAATGGCAGTTGATGGTAGTCATGACGATGAAAATACTATTAGGTGCAAATACTGTTCAGAGGAGTTTCTTGATGATGAGGCACTTGGTGGCCACTGGATGGACATTCATAAAAAGGAAGCACAATGGCTGTTCAGAGGATATGCTTGTGCCATCTGCCTTGATTCTTTTACTAATAAGAAAGTCCTGGAAACCCATGTGCAAGAGAGACACCATGTGCAATTTGTAGAACAATGCATGCTTCTTCAGTGTATTCCTTGTGGCAGCCATTTTGGGAATACTGATGAGTTATGGTTACACGTGCTTTCAGTTCATCCTGTTGATTTCAGGCTGTCAAAAGCTGGTCAACAGCACAATCTATCTGCTGGTGAGGATTCTCCTCAGAAACTTGAGCTCTGCAATACAGCTCCTGTGGAAAACAACTCTGCTAATTTAGGTGGTTTCAGAAAGCTTATTTGCAGGTTTTGTGGGTTGAAGTTTGATTTACTACCTGATCTTGGCCGCCACCATCAAGCTGCTCATATGGGGCCAAGTTTAGTGAGCTCTCGCCCTTCAAAGAGGGGAATACGTTATTATGCTTACAGATTAAAATCTGGAAGACTCAGCCGTCCTAGAAATAAAAAAGGTCTGGCAGCAGCATCATATAGGATCAGGAACAGGGCCACTGCTAGTATGAAGAGACGCATCCAGGCATCAAAGTCACTTAGCACTGTCGCAGTAAGTATACAGCCTCATGTAACTGAGGAAGCTAGTCTGGGTAGATTGACAGAATCTCTCTGCTCTGCAGTTGCGAAGATTTTGTTTTCTGagattcagaagacaaaacctCGGCCCAACAACCTTGACATTTTATCTACCGCTCATTCTGCTTGCTGCAAGGTCAGTCTTGTAGCGTCCCTGGAGGGGAAGTATGGTGTCTTGCCTGAACATTTGTATCTGAAGGCAGCCAAGCTCTGCAGTGAGCATAACATTCGAGTTGACTGGCACCAAGAGGGGTTTATATGTCCTAAAGGTTGTAAGGCATTCAAGGACCCATACTTGCTGTCCCCGCTGTTGCCTTTTCCACATGGGTCTGTGGGGAACAGATTGGCACATCCATCAGATCCAGAAAACAATGCGTGGGAAGTGGATGAATGCCACTATATCATTGATTCACGCCATTGGGGACAGAATTCCATACAAAAGGCAGTTGTCTTGTGTGATGATATTAGCTTCGGGCAGGAACTAGTTCCTGTGGCCTGCATTGCAGATGAGGGTCTCTTGGATTCTATTCACATCCTTGCAGATAACTCTGATGGCCAAAATGTTATGCCTTGGGAGAGCTTTACTTATGTTAAGAAGCCATTGCTCGATCAATCTGTTGGTCGTGATACAGAG AGCTTACAATTGGGATGTGCCTGCCCATATTCAACATGCTATCCTGAAACATGTGATCATGTGTATCTTTTCGATAATGACTATGATGAGGCAAAAGATATCTATGGGAAACCCATGCGCGGTAGGTTCCCATATGATGACAAAGGCCGGATTGTCTTGGAG GAAGGTTACCTTGTTTATGAGTGCAATCATATGTGCAGTTGCAGTAGAACCTGTCCAAATAGGATTTTGCAGAATGGAGTAAGAGTGAAGTTGGAAGTCTTCAAAACAGAGAAAAAG GGATGGGCACTCAGGGCAGCTGAAACAATCCTGCGTGGCATGTTTGTATGTGAGTACGTTGGGGAGGTCTTAGATGAGCAGGAAGCAAACAAGAGGCGCCACAG GTATAGGAAAGAAGGTTGCAGCTATCTGTATGACATTGATGCTCATATGAATGATATGAGCAGATTGATGGAAGGACAGGTCCCATATGTGATTGATGCGACAAATTATGGCAATGTTTCACGGTTCATCAATCACAG